The following coding sequences are from one Collimonas arenae window:
- a CDS encoding L-rhamnose mutarotase, which yields MRYCLALDLKDDPELIARYEQQHRRIWPEIAEHLRRHGVLSMEIYRLGTRLTMLMETDDATYDAARMAAASQGNLRVQEWETLMWNFQAPTPWTPEGEKWTPMSKIFDLAQQ from the coding sequence ATGCGTTATTGCCTGGCACTGGACCTGAAAGACGATCCCGAACTGATCGCCCGCTACGAACAGCAGCACCGCCGGATCTGGCCGGAAATCGCCGAACACCTGCGGCGCCATGGCGTGCTGTCGATGGAGATTTACCGTCTGGGTACACGCCTGACGATGTTGATGGAAACCGACGATGCGACCTACGACGCCGCCAGGATGGCAGCAGCATCGCAGGGCAATCTTCGGGTGCAGGAATGGGAAACGCTGATGTGGAATTTCCAGGCGCCGACCCCGTGGACGCCGGAAGGTGAAAAATGGACACCGATGTCGAAGATTTTCGATCTGGCGCAGCAATGA